A single region of the Plutella xylostella chromosome 7, ilPluXylo3.1, whole genome shotgun sequence genome encodes:
- the LOC105386372 gene encoding probable 39S ribosomal protein L45, mitochondrial: protein MANSVLTKFASLRLVPALSLTLPCRTTTSKHWNPKFKKERKNKFMKFEIPDYNEDNSTVPPEKIRQKMKERGFLPPRPWAERPFSISATGGTFEPYVPPEGDGKASLASTTRAKQTVQLLEKKSKSMMAVRKIKSFDEDFDTKEFALAAQQIYIKAHESLANNDKRELRLHVTEKAYPEFRHNSYGKTIHWKFLDSLEPPRVVHARCTDVISKENIYGQVTVRFHTRQQLAVYDRFGRLLHGSEILAKDVLEYVVFEKHLSNIYGVWRIHDKIIPDWTPPRDPSRLTRVQPEEPTDVGLIADKEVKAEVPAKAE from the exons ATGGCCAATAGTGTCTTGACAAAG TTTGCCTCCCTAAGGCTAGTACCTGCCTTATCATTAACCTTACCATGCCGCACAACTACAAGTAAGCACTGGAACCCTAAGTTTAAAAAGGAACGCAAAAATAAGTTTATGAAATTCGAAATACCTGATTACAATGAAGACAACAGCACTGTTCCACCTGAAAAGATCCGTCAGAAGATGAAGGAGCGCGGGTTCTTGCCTCCGCGGCCGTGGGCGGAGCGCCCATTCTCCATCTCCGCTACCGGCGGGACATTTGAACCTTATGTGCCCCCAGAGGGTGATGGCAAAGCGTCACTAGCATCAACCACTCGAGCCAAACAGACTGTGCAGCTATTGGAGAAAAAGTCCAAGTCAATGATGGCCGTAcgcaaaataaaatcatttgaTGAGGATTTCGACACAAAAGAGTTTGCTCTTGCGGCACAGCAGATCTACATCAAAGCTCATGAAAGTTTAGCAAACAACGACAAGAGAGAGTTGCGTTTGCACGTCACTGAGAAGGCATATCCGGAGTTTCgtcataactcgtatggtaaAACCATACACTGGAAGTTCCTAGACTCGCTGGAGCCCCCAAGGGTTGTGCATGCTCGCTGCACAGATGTCATCAGCAAAGAGAATATTTATGGACAG GTGACAGTGCGGTTCCACACCAGGCAGCAACTAGCGGTGTACGACCGCTTTGGACGCCTTCTGCACGGCAGCGAAATCCTAGCCAAAGATGTCCTCGAATATGTAGTCTTTGAGAAACACCTGTCCAACATCTATGGAGTATGGAGAATCCATGATAAGATCATACCGGATTGGACGCCTCCTAGAGACCCTAGCCGCTTGACCAGGGTGCAACCTGAGGAGCCAACGGATGTGGGCCTGATAGCAGATAAAGAAGTAAAGGCGGAAGTGCCAGCTAAGGCAGAATAA